From the Trifolium pratense cultivar HEN17-A07 linkage group LG4, ARS_RC_1.1, whole genome shotgun sequence genome, the window AGAGTCTCACAAGTTTCCAAAGCCCGTCATCAATATTCTTTATAATGTGTTGTGACAAGAATTCCATACACAACACAAAGAGATAAGGGGATAAAGGGTATCCTTACTGTATGCCTCGAGTGGGAGAAAAATTAGGTAGGGGACGCCCATTCCACATAATAGTTAAGAAGAACTAGTGACACAAAACATAATTAGCTTGATAGACACCGGGGGAAAgccatttttaattaaacatgACTAAAGGAAATCCCAGCTAACATTGTCATAATCTTTCTCAAGGTCAATTTTGAAAACCATGTCCCCTTTCTTCCTCTTGGATTTCCGCATAGAGTGAATAACTTCCTAGACGATAATGGCATTATCAGTGGTCCCTCTCCTAGAGAGGAAAATACTTTGGTTTTGAACAGGGTGAGTTAGAGTCTCTATATGAAGCCTACGagcatttcaaattattaatgagGAAATGTTTGAATCACTCTCTAGAAAGCATGGAACAAATGCAGATATTTATCAAAGGTCTGAGAATGCAATCCAGAATGCTTATAGATGCCTCAGCTAGAGGtacaaatagaaataaaaatgagGATGAAGTCAGACAACTGGTGGAGAACATGTGCATGAATGAGTATCGTTCCAAAAGCGACAAGAAGAGAGGTGTGATCGCAATTGACACAAACACAGCTCTACTAGCCCAGATCgagatattaaacaaaaatttaccTGCAAAGTCTTTAGCAGAGGCGAATGCTAGTAAGTTTCAAGAAGTCATATGTGATTTTTGCCACGGGCCACACGCTAATGGAATGTGTTCACCCAAAGCTGAAGAAGTTAATTATGCCGGAGGATATCAGAAAAATAACCCTTATTCCAACAGATATAACCCAGGTTGGAAAGATCACCCTGATCTGCAGTAGGGTAATAAAGGAAATTTTTTTCTCAAGGGAACTCTCAAAATACACCATCTAGAAAATTATCTCCCTTGGAAGAAACAATTAATAAGTTCATGCAGATGACTTAGAGTAACTTCGAAGCCATGAGAGCCAGTCAAGAAACATCCAACAGAAATCATGAAGCTTCCTTCCGAAATATCAAAACAGGTGGTTGCTCAGTCTAGTGGGGGTTTTGCTGGAAACACATTGGATAATCCAAGGAATGAGAGTTGTAATGCCATTGGGTTGAGAAGTAGAGTTGTACCATCGGTAGTAAGTAAATAGagtgagaaaagaaaagagtcTGAAGTAGAGAAAAAGAGTGAAActgagggagaagtagaaaatgagTGGTTTATTGTaaatgagggagaagtagaaaaagAGGGTGGAGTCGAAAAGAATGAAAGACTAGCAGAAGAAAAAGGTGAAAATGGGAATAAGGGAAACACTGAGGGAGAAGTCGAAAagatagaaaaattaattgatgCAGATTCGATGCTCAGAAAAAACCAAAGCCCAAAGTTGCCTTGTCAGAGAAGTGTAGTGCCATTTTGCAAAGGATGCTGCCCCCAAAGTTGAAAGACCCTAGGAGTTTCACTATTCCGTGTTCAAATGGTAAGGTAAAAGTTAAAAGAGCTCTTTGTGATTTAGGAGCTAGTATTAATTCGATGCATCTATCCATGGTAAGGAAGCTTGATTGTGGAGAACCTAAGCTAACAAAAATGACTCTAACATTGGTTGATCGCTCCATCACGTATCCCTACAGAGTTCTTGAAGACGTGTTAGTAAAagttaatgatttattttttccagACGATTTTGTTATACTTGATATGAATGAAGACTCAGAAGTCCCCTTATTATTGGGAATACCATTCTTGGCTACCGGTAGAGCATTGATAGATGTGGAGTTAGGTGAGCTAATGTTGAGTTTTCAAAATGAACAAGTGACTTTTAATGTATTTGAGTCTATGAGTCATCAGAATGAAAACCCTCAATGTTGCCGGGTTGGTGTAGTTGAAGAGTTAGAGGAGGAAATTGCTCAAGATGTGCCACCAATTAGATCAATCGAGAAAGTTAATGTTCTtgttgaagaaaacaaaaagaagggAGGAAGCATGAAACAGGTAAAAGCTCCTACGGAAACTCCAAAAAAACctctaaaaaagaaaagaaaaaaaatggaggaACAAATGGGAGAGGTTTAGGAAGCTGACACTTGAAAATTTGGTCTTTGTTTCTAAAAAGGATGATATATGCACTATGAAGGAAGATACCATGGTTGGAATAACTATCAAGTATCCACCTTAACTTGTGTGGGTATATCGTCAAACTCGGGACGTTAAACACGTGCTtgatgggaggcaacccatccGGTATGTTTTATTTCagtctttatttttagtcaaaaaaaaaaaagaaaaaagaaaaagaaagagtcgGTCATGTTGTCTGCTGACAATCTCGTATGTTTCATCCTTATGTTACTTGTTTATtatcaagtttaatatttttatgtcttttcagTATTGTCAGTGTGTTAATACCTGAATTTGCATGATGAAAATATCTTAGACTTGCACATAAAAGAATAACTGACGTGTGACTGCTCATGAAAGTGTGATGGTTAAAGAGACA encodes:
- the LOC123922874 gene encoding uncharacterized protein LOC123922874; this translates as MEQMQIFIKGLRMQSRMLIDASARGTNRNKNEDEVRQLVENMCMNEYRSKSDKKRGVIAIDTNTALLAQIEILNKNLPAKSLAEANASKFQEVICDFCHGPHANGMCSPKAEEVNYAGGYQKNNPYSNRYNPGWKDHPDLQ